The Heliomicrobium gestii genome segment GGCGTTGCCGGCCCGCTCGCCGATGCCATTGATGGCGCCTTCCACCTGCAGTGCGCCGTTTTCCAGCGCCGAGAGGGTGTTGGCGACGGCCAAACCGAGGTCGTTGTGGCAATGAACGGAGACGACGGCCTTATCCATGTTCGGCGTGCCGTTGATGATCGCCTTGATGAAGGCGCCATACTCTTGGGGCGTGGCATAGCCGACGGTATCGGGGATGTTGATCGTCGTTGCGCCCGCCTCAATGGCGGCCGTGAAGATGCGGCAGAGAAATTCCACATCGCTGCGGAAGGCGTCTTCGGCGGAGAACTCCACATTGGACGTGAAGGACTTGGCGAATTTGACGGCTTCAACGGCCGTCTCAAGGACCTTGTCCGGTTCCATGCGCAGCTTGTGCTTCATATGGATCGGCGATGTGGCGATAAAGGTGTGGATCCGCGCCTCTTCAGCGGCGCGCAAGGCTTCGGCGGCCCGTTCGATGTCCTTGCGGTTGGCTCGGGCGAGGCCGCAGATAACCGGCCCGCGCACCTGCTCGGCAACGGTCTTGACGGCCTCAAAATCGCCCGGTGAGGCGATGGGGAATCCGGCCTCGATGACGTCCACGCCTAGGCGGGCCAACTGCTGGGCGATTTCCAGCTTTTCATGGAGGTTAAGGCTCACCCCAGGCGATTGCTCGCCGTCTCGGAGAGTGGTGTCGAAAATGACGACTCGCTTGGACATCCGATGGCCCCCTTTTTTTATTCAATCACTCGCTGACGATGATCTCATCGAGCCCTTTGCCGCCGAGGACCGTCGGATAGACGATATGGTTCTCATCGGTCCGAACCTCGACGAGGGTCATTCCGGGATGGGCGAAGGCCGCTTGCAAGGTCGACTCCACATCCTCGGGCCGGGTGATGGGAAAGTAGCCGATGCCATAGGCGGCGGCGATCGATTCGAAGGAGGGGTTGAAGGTCAATTTGACGCCGGAGTAGCGCTTCTCACAGTAGAAGTGCTGGAGTTGACGCACCATTCCCAGGGCGTTGTTGTTGAAGAGGATGATCTTGAGGGGCAGGTTCTCTTGCCGAGCCGTGCCCAATTCCTGCATCTGCATCTGAATGGAGCCGTCACCCGTAATCAGGATCACCAGATCGTCGGGCCTTGCCGTCTGGAGGCCATTGGCCGCCGGCAGGCCGTAGCCCATGGTGCCGAGACCGGCCGAGGTGATGAACCGGCCCGGCTTGTCGAATTTGTAGTGCAGCGCCGTCCAGATCTGGTGCTGACCCACGTCGGTGGCCACCCAGGCCCGATCGCGCGTCATGTGCCCGACTTTTTCGATGACCGACTGGGCAGTCAGGCAATCCTTCGGGTATTTGAGCGGGTGTTGGGCCTTGAACTGTTCCACCTTTTCAAGCCACTCGGCATGGCTGGGCGCCGGTTTCAAGTGATTGATCTGCTGGAGGACGAGACGGGCGTCACCGACGATCGGAACGTCGATGTCGGCGTTTTTGCCGATCTCGGCGGGGTCGATGTCGATGTGGATGATCTTGGCGTCCCGGGCGAACTTGGACACGTTGCCGGTGGCCCGATCACCGAAGCGCACGCCCACACCGATCAGCAGGTCAGCCTTGGTGACGGCCCGGTTGGCATAGGGGGTGCCATGCATCCCCACCATCCCCAGGGACAGTGGATGGGTCTCTGGAAAAGCGCCGATGCCCATCAGCGTGGTGGCGACGGGGATCTGGGCCGATGTGGCCAGTTCGACAATCTCCGGCGCGGCGTTGGCCAGGATGACGCCCCCGCCGACGAGGATCACAGGCCGTTTCGATTCCTGGATCAGCCGGGCGGCGTTTTTGATCTGCGACGGGTGCCCTTTGATGTTGGGGCGGTAGCCGCGGATCTCGACGACAGGCTTTTCCTTGCACGCCTCGCACTCAGCCGACAGGACATCCTTGGGGATGTCGATCAGCACAGGACCTGGCCGGCCCGTCGAGGCGATATGGAAGGCCTCGAAGACGACCCGTGGCAGGTCGGCCTTGTCTTTGACGAGGTAATTGTGTTTGGTGATCGGCATGGTGATGCCGGTGATATCGACTTCTTGAAAGGCGTCGGTGCCGACCATGGAGGTGGGCACCTGCCCGGTGATGACGACCATGGGGATGGAGTCCATATAGGCGTTGGCGATCCCCGTCACGAGGTTTGTGGCTCCCGGTCCTGATGTGGCCAGGCAGACCCCCGGTTTGCCAGCGGCGCGGGCGTACCCGTTGGCGGCATGGGCAGCCCCTTGTTCACAACGCACAAGGATATGCCGGATGGGGGAATCGAGCAGGGCGTCATAAATCGGCAGCACTGACCCGCCGGGATAGCCGAAGATGACCTCGACGCCGTTCTCTTCTAAGCATTTCAGCAGCGCCTGAGCTCCGTTCAAGGCGTTCCACTCCCCTCTTCCTCTAATTGGCCCATCGACAAGGAAAGCCCCGTAACGGGGCCTCCTCATCGGATCGCGCATGTGGGCCTCTGTGTCCGATTACTTCTTGTTTTTCAGCCAGGGCATCATGGCCCGCAGTTTTTTACCGACAATTTCGATCTCGTGGTTTTCGTCGGCTTTGGCCAGGGCGTTGAATTTGGGACGGTTCACTTCGTTCTCAAGGAGCCATTCCTTGGCAAAGGTGCCGTCTTGGATCTCCGTGAGCACTTTTTTCATTTCTTTCTTGGTCTCTTCGGTGACGATGCGGGGCCCGATGTTCATGTCGCCCCACTGAGCCGTGTCGGAGATGGAGTAGCGCATCATGGCGATGCCGCCTTCATACATCAGGTCGACGATCAGCTTCAGTTCATGGAGACACTCGAAGTAGGCCATTTCAGGGGCGTAACCGGCTTCCACGAGGGTCTCAAAGCCCGCTTTGACGAGGGCCGAAGCGCCGCCGCAGAGAACCGCCTGTTCGCCGAAGAGATCGGTCTCGGTCTCTTCTTGGAAGGTCGTTTCAATGACGCCGGCCCGGGTGCCGCCGGTGCCTTTGGCATAGGCCAGGGCGTAGTCTTTGGCGCGGCCGGTGGCGTCTTGATGCACGGCGATCAGCGTGGGGACGCCGGCGCCCATGGTGTACATGCGGCGAACCATGTGACCGGGGCTCTTGGGGGCAACCATGAAGACGTCCACATTTTTGGGCGGCTGGATCTGGCCGAAGTGGATGTTGAAGCCGTGGGAGAAGCAGAGGGCTTTGCCTTCCGTCAGGTAGGGGGCGATCTCGTCACGGTAGACTTTGCCTTGCCGCTCGTCGGGGATCAGGATTTGGATGATGTCCGCCTTGGCAGCCGCCTCGGCGACAGGATAGACCTCAAAGCCGTACTCTTGGGCTTCTTTGACGCGGTTGGAATCGGGACGCAGGCCGATGATGACGTTGACGCCGGAATCTTTCAGGTTCTGGGCTTGGGCGTGGCCTTGGCTGCCGTAGCCGATGACGGCAACGGTTTTGCCTTCGAGCAGGGACAGGTCGGCGTCGGCATCATAGTACATTTTCATTGAGAGGTTCCTCCATTCAATATTTGCAAATTTGTACATTGGGGTTGCGAAGTGGGATGATCGCCTACTTGGTCCCCCGCAGCATGGAGATCCGCCCGGTGCGGGCAAATTCGCGAATGCCGAAGGGGCGCAGGCTGGTCAGAATGGCGGCGATCTTTTTCTGATCGCCTACGACCTGGATGATCACGGAGCTGCGGCTCAGGTCCACGATGGTGGCCCGGAAGATCTCGCAGATCTGCATGACCTCGCTGCGGGCGGCCACATCGGAGGTGCACACCTTGACAAGGATCAGTTCCCGGTGGACCGATTCCTCATCGGTGATGTCTTGGATCTTGATCACATCGATCAGCTTGTGCAACTGCTTGGTGACTTGTTCGATGATCCGGTCGTCGCCGTCGACGACGATGGTCATGCGGGAAACGGTAGGGTTCTCCGTCTCCCCGACGACGAGACTTTCGATGTTGTATCCCCGACGGGCAAAAAGGCCGGCCACGCGCGTCAGGATCCCCGGTTTGTTCTCCACTAAAACGGACAGGGTATGGCGCATCGCATTTGCCTCCTTCTTTTCCCGCGCTTAGCGCATCCGCGCCCCGGTGGAGGCGGATAGCACGTTCTGGGCGTAGCGTTTCATGTACCCCGAGGTCACTTTTGGCGCCGGCGGCTGCCAGCCTTGGCGGCGGTCCGCCAGTTCCGCCTCGGAGACTTCCACCTCGAGCTTGCCGTTAGGAATGTCGATGGCGATCATGTCGCCTTCGCGGACGAAGGCAATGGGACCGCCGTCCGCCGCTTCCGGCGAGACGTGGCCGATGGCGGCGCCCCGCGTCGCCCCGGAGAAGCGGCCATCGGTGATCAGGGCCACATCCTTGTCGAGGCCCATGCCGCAGATGGTCGAGGTGGGCGAGAGCATCTCCCGCATGCCAGGGCCGCCGCGCGGTCCTTCGTAACGGATGACGACGACATCGCCTTTTTGGATCTTCCCGGCGGTGATGGCCTCATAGGCCTGTTCCTCCGAGTCGAAGACGCGGGCCGGTCCTTTGTGGACGAGCATCTCCGGCGCCACGGCGCCTTTTTTGACGACAGCGCCGTCAGGGGCCAAGTTGCCCCGGAGGACGGCGAGACCGCCTGTTTTCGAATAGGGGTTGTCGACGGGGCGGATCACCTCGGGCCGCAGGTTGACGCTGCGGGCGGCGTTTTCGGCGATGGTCTTGCCGGTCACTGTGGGCAGGTCGCCGTCGAGGAGCCCCGCATCGAGGAGGGTCTTCAGGACGGCGGAGATGCCTCCGGCTTCGTAGAGGTCTTCAATATGATGCTCCCCGGCTGGGGCGAGCTTGCAGAGGTGGGGTGTTTTGGCGCTGATCTCATTGACCATGTCCAGGTTCAGTTCCACGCCGGCTTCATAGGCGATGGCGGGCAGGTGGAGCAGTGTGTTGGTGGAGCAACCCAGGGCCATGTCGACGGTGATGGCGTTGCGGAAAGTCCGCTCGGTCATCATGTCGAGGGGCCGCAGGTTGTTCGCCAGCAGGTCCATGATCCGCATCCCCGCCTCTTTGGCGAGACGGATGCGCGCCGAGTAGACCGCCGGGATGGTGCCGTTGCCAGGCAGGCCCATGCCCAGGACTTCCGTAAGGCAGTTCATCGAGTTGGCCGTGAACATGCCCGAGCAGGAACCACAGGTGGGGCAGGCGTTGTCCTCAAGCTCCTCCAACTCTTCCAGCGTCATCTTGCCGGTGTTGTGTTGGCCGACGCCTTCGAAGACGGTGTTCAGGTTGACCTTTTTCCCCTGGAAGCGCCCGGCCAGCATGGGACCGCCGCTGACAAAAATGGAGGGGATGTTCAGACGAGCCGCCGCCATCAGCATGCCGGGGACGACCTTGTCACAGTTGGGGATGAAGACGAGGGCGTCGAAGCCATGGGCTGTGGCCATCACTTCGATGGAGTCGGCGATCAGTTCCCGCGAGGCCAGGGAGAACTTCATGCCCGTGTGGTTCATGGCGATGCCGTCGCAGACGGCGATCGCCGGGAATGCGAGCGGTGTGCCGCCAGCGAGGCGGACACCCGCTTTGACGGCTTCGGCGATGGTGTCCAGGTGGATGTGGCCGGGCACAACGTCATTCTTGGCGTTGACGATGCCGATCAGCGGTCGGTTCATCTCCTCAGCCGTAAGGCCCAGCGACCGGAAGAGCGAACGGTGGGGCGCTTTTTCGACACCGCATTTGACGGTCTGGCTGCGCAAATTCGTTTCCAACAGGTTCCCCCCATTTCCAGTTTTTCTTGTGTCAACTTCGGCCTGTTTCAGCTCGATTTATTCTTTTGGCGATATCCTAAATCGGCGTGCCGTGATTCCGAGCGAATTCCCGGAAGGCCGAGATCAGGGCGCCTGTCGCCTGTCCGGGAACCCCGTCTCCGATGGAACGACCGTCGACGTTGACGACGGGGATCACCTCGGCAGCGGTGCCGGTAAGGAAGACTTCGTCTGCCGTGTACACATCAAAGCGGGTGAACACCTGCTCCGAGACCTCCATGCCGCTTTCGCGGGCCAGGTCCATGACGGTGTTGCGCGTGATGCCTTCCAGGATGCCCACGTGGACCGGCGGCGTGATCAGGCGGCCCTTCTTGACGATAAAGATGTTGTCGCCGGTGCATTCGGACACATAGCCTTCCTGGTTGAGCATGATCGCCTCCAGGACGCCGGCGCGGGCCGCTTCGATTTTGGCCATGATGTTGTTCAGGTAGTTCAGTGACTTGATGCGCGGGTTCAGGGCTTCCGGCACGTTGCGGCGGGTGGCCACCGTGACGACCTCCAGGCCCTTTTCATAGAACTCGGGCGGGTAAAGGGTGATGCCGGCGGCGATGCATAGCACCGTGGGCACAGCGCACTTGCGCGGATCCAGCCCCAGATCCCCTTTGCCCCGGGATACGATCAAACGGATGTAGGCGTCGCGAAGATGGTTGCGGCGCAGAGTCTCCAGGACGACGTCGACCATTTCCCCTTTCCCCATGGGAATCGCCAGTTTAATGGCTTTTGCTGAGTCATAGAGGCGGTCGATGTGGTCATCCAGTTTGAAGACCCGGCCGTTGTAGGCCCGGATGCCCTCAAAGATCCCGTCTCCGTACAAAAAGCCGTGATCGAAGACGGATATCTTTGCCTGCTCCTCCGGAACAAAACGGCCATCCAAGTAGATGATTAGGCTCACCTTCGCATTCTCCCCTTCCGTTTGCTTACCACCACTGATGACGACATACGATGTCGAAAAAAATAAAAAAACCTCCCGCCCAGACAGGCTTTTCACCTGTCAGGGACGAGAGGAGTTTCCCGCGGTACCACCCTGATTGTCGCACCCCAAAAAGGACGCGACCTCTTGACCGGCAGCCAATCGCTGCCGTCAGCATGATAACGGACGCTCGCGCCGATAGCGCTCCATCCGGCTCCATCTACTACCCCGCCTCGCGGCAAGGGTTCAACTGGCAACTCCCGGGAGAGACAACACCGCTGTATTAGTGCCGGTTTCCAGCTCCCCCGGCTCTCTGGGACTAAGGGACAAACGGTGTATAGTACCCCATCATCGTCTTTGATCTAAGTTCTGTTGTTGACAACTAGTATAGTCAAGCATCCCCTCTGGTGTCAAGGACCGAAGGCCGTTAAAAGTCTGTAAAAAAACTCTTCTTTTCTTGTTGTATTCTTCACTTTATTGTGCTACTATAAAGTCAAGCAACAGCCCTACAGTAAGGTTCAGGTTCACCCTATCACGATGGTTGGAAACCAGGTTTTCCGGTCAGTGCAGGTGTCGACCAGTCCAACAGTGGGGTTCTTTCCATTTCCAGCTCCCGTCGGTTACACTTCCCCCTTGACGGCGTGGGAGCCCGTCTCTCGGTTCTGGGTACCGGATCCCGGCTCAGTATTTTGTTCAAGTTCCTGTGTCACGGCTCTTGGTTGAGGCCTCTGGTGGTCACGTCTATGCCCCCGGTTTGGGGCGAGACCTCTTACTTCCAGTCCAGTGTCACGTTTACGGTAGAGGTCTCAAGTTCCCAGTCAAGCGTACCAACTCCTCGTCGAAGTCTCCGGTTCTATATCAACCCCCTCGGTTCCCTGTTTGAGGTTCTGTCCCTTGGTTGAGTGGTTTGTTTCGGTTCGGTTCCCGGTGGAGGCCTCCGGTTTCTGGTTGCGTGCCTCTGGTCCACGGTCAACTGTCATGGTTTCCGGTTTAGCGCCACGGCTCCGGTTCAGTGTCACAGTTCCCGCGATAGTCTCTCTTTCCCGGTTTTGGGAGGCACGGTCCGTTTTAGGGATTCCGGTATCGTCGACATCTCCACAAGTGTCCGTCCCTTCGTTTAATCCTATCCTCAGTGGTTCCTGGTTGGTTCTCCCGATCTTGTTACGGTTTGGGTTGCCAATGTCCATGGGAACGGTTTGTACTGTAGGGGTAGTTGCTTATTAAGGGAGAAGGTTGTAGGCCTTCTCCCTTTCATTTTGTCTTTTTCCGGCGGATACATCGCCGTTGCCTGTAATACAATAAAAACCGAGTTGCGCCCCCTCCGAATCGGATCTTCTGTGGGGCTTTTTCCTGGTGAATTTCCCTGCCGGAAACGGGCGCCTTTGATGGTTGAAGAAGGAGTGTATGAAGTGAAGAAGTACGTCTGTGTTCCCTGTGGTTATATCTATGATCCCGAGGTGGGCGATCCGGATTCAGACATCCCCCCCGGCACCCCCTTTGAATCGCTGCCTGACGACTGGTTCTGTCCCGTTTGCGGTGTCGGCAAGGACCAGTTCGAGGTGCAGGAGTAGGGCGCCCGATCGCCTTGTTCAGAGAGACCGCTTGGCCAGAGGCGGTCTCTTTCTTTTGTCTCCAATAAAAGGGGATGCTATTTTTTTACTCCTTGACCCGCTATAATGAAAAGTAGACGACTTGGAGGTGGGGCGAAGATGTATGACATCGCGGTTGTGGGCGGCGGCCCCTGCGGGTTGGCTTGCGCCATTGAGGCAAAAAACCACGGCCTTGACTGCATTGTTCTGGAGAGGGGCAACGTAGTCAGCTCTGTTGCCGGCTATCCGGTCTATATGGTGCTGTTCAGCACAACCGACATGCTGGAGATCGGCGGACTTCCCTTCATCTCCGGCGATTGCCGCCCAACCCGGTTGGAAACAGTGCGTTACTACTGGCGCGCGGTGCAGCATTTCGAGGTTCCGGTGCGGTCCTATCGCGAAGTGACGGACATCCTCCCCGCCTCGGCCGGGTTCATGCTCCATACACGGGAACGGCTGACAGGCGAGGAGCCGGTCGTCTTCGCCAAGCGCGTCGTCATGGCTACCGGCTGTTATGATCGACCCAACCTGATCGGCGTGCCTGGAGAGGAACTGCCCCATGTGAGCCACTACTACAGAGAGCCCTTTCCCTATATGGGACGGCGGGTCGTCGTCGTCGGCGGCGGCAATTCGGCGGCAGAAGCCGCCCTGGAACTCTCCCGCTTCGGCGCCCACACGACGGTCGTCCACCTCCATCCAGAGATGGACAGGACAGTCAAACCCTGGATCGGCGCTGAACTGATGACGCGCATCCTAAAAGGGGAGATCACCGCCCTGTTCAACAGCCGTGTCCAATCCATCAGTTCACAGGCGCTCACCTTGGTCGCCGAGGACCGCGAGGACACGGTTTCGGTGGAAGCCGACTTCGTCTTTTTAATGACAGGCTACCGGCCCAATACGGACCTGCTCGTTCAGGCCGGCGCTGCCCTTGACGAATCGGGATTTCCCAAACACAACCCGCTGACGATGGAAACCTCCGTTCCCGGCCTTTACGTCGCTGGGGCCATCAGCGAGGGCTGGCGGGTAACCCAGGCCAACATCGAAAAAGGACGTTTTCATGGGAAGCGGATCATCCAGTCCATTGATGGGGATCAGTGATCGACCTTTTCCCAACGAAAATTGACAGAAAAGAGCGGCATCAAGCTGAGGAGGCCCCTACATGAACCTGCCCCGGTTTTTTCCTGATCCGGCTACCGTTATGCCGCACTTCCAACCGATCCTCTCCATGGACACGCAGACGATTTATGCCTACGAGGTGCTGGGGCGCTATTCAGGCCCCCATGGCGTGCGCAGTCTGGGACCCTTTTTCCATGATCCCTCTGTTTCCATGGACGAACATATCTTCATCGACCGTATCATCCGTCAAAAGGCGATCGCCAGCCTGGTCAACGCCCCAGAGAACACGCGCCTCTTTCTGAACCTGAAGCCAAACTGGATCTACAACTACCGGGCTCGTCCCGACCAACTGCCGACATTGCGCTTTCTTCGCGAACACAATGTCGACCCCTCTCGGATCACGGTCGAGATCACCGAAGACGCTTTTTTGGACGATATCGAAGAACTGGCTCGCGTCACCCGAACCTACCGGGAAGCCGGCTGCCAGATCGCCATCGATGACGTGGGCAGCGGGTTCGTCAACTTTGATCGCATCGCTTACATCAAGCCCAACATCCTCAAACTGGACCTGGAATTGGTCAAGAAGTGCGGGCGCGAGTCCTTTTTCCGGGAGATCCTCTTCTCCTTTGCCGTCATGGCGGAAAAGATCGGCGCCTTTTTGCTCTTTGAAGGCATCGAGACCAAAGAAGAGGTGCAGATCGCCCTTTCGCTCGGCGCCCGATACCTGCAGGGATACTTCTTTTCACCGCCCCAGGCGACGATGCAAAACCCCAATGCCTTTCGTTCCGGTCTCAACCATGAGATTCAGCAGTTCGTCGATCACGCTCTCTGGCAACAACATGCAGACCAGCGGGATGCCGAGGAAATGCGGGACAACCTGCTCGCCTGCCTGCCCCGCTTAGGCGAAGGAGAGCGCATCACCCTTGACGCCTGCGATGTCCTCATCGATCCCTTTTTAAAGCAGCTCCCCCGAACGGTGATCCGTGTGTTTCTCTGTGATGAACGGGGATACCAGTGGTCGTCCAACTTCACCCGCCAGAACGGACAGTGGGAGAAAAACGGCAGTTTCATCGGCCGCAATTGGGCCTGGCGTCCCTATTTTCTCAACAACATCGTCAAGGCGACCTACCAGGAGGCGGGGAAACTGTCTGCCGTCTACACCGATGCCCACACGGGCGAGAAGATGCGGACCTACATCTACCCCATTCCGGAAAACCTGTTCCTCTGTCTTGACTTGACGATTGAATCATAACCACCGAAAGGTACCGATTATGGACACGCGCAAAAAAGCGGCCCCCTTCAGGGGAACCGCTTTTTTTACATGCCTTATTCGGAGCGCCTGTAACGAATCGTTAGGGAACGAACCGCAGGGGGCTGTCGGGAACCGCATCGGCAGGGAGCCGCTTCGGTTCGCCCGGCAGTCCTTCAAGGACAGGCGAAGGCGGCGTCGATTCACCGTTCCCGCTCACTGTCGATGCGGGCTTTGGCTGGTTCGCCGCCGGCGTCGCCGTTGAGCCTTGCGGGCCTAACGGTTCCGGCACCGCTTTGATCGTCGACGACGTGGCTTTTTGGTCCGGCAGAGGGTACTGGCGGATGATCAACACCTCGACACGCCGGTTCTGGGCGCGTCCTTCCGGCGTGTTGTTCGATGCTTTGGGATGGTATTCGCCGTAACCGACGGCGGTAAACTTGACCGGGTTGTTCTGCTTGTCATTGAGGATATGCTTCATCACGTTCAAGGCCCGCTTGGCGCTCAGGTCCCAGTTGGAGGGAAATTCCGCCGTGCTGATGGGCAGGTTGTCGGTGTGACCGGCGATGCGCACCTCATTGGGCATGTTGTGCAAGGTGCTGGCGATCAGGTCCAGCGCCGGCAGGGCGTCCCGCTTCAAGTCGGCCTTCCCGGAATCGAAGAGGGCCGCGTCGCGGAAGCTGATCTGCAGCCCCTCGCGGACCAGGTTGGTTTCCACCTGATTTTTTAAGCCTTTTTCTTCGATGTATTGATCGATGCGGTTTTTGGCCTCTTGCAGTTCCTGCGCCTCTTTTAGCGCTTCCATCAGGGCCGCGTCGGTGGAACTGTCGCTGGTGCCCTCGGACGGCACGGCCGACGAGTTGGCCATCAGCCCCGAACCGCCTTTAAACACGCTCT includes the following:
- the ilvB gene encoding biosynthetic-type acetolactate synthase large subunit, whose product is MNGAQALLKCLEENGVEVIFGYPGGSVLPIYDALLDSPIRHILVRCEQGAAHAANGYARAAGKPGVCLATSGPGATNLVTGIANAYMDSIPMVVITGQVPTSMVGTDAFQEVDITGITMPITKHNYLVKDKADLPRVVFEAFHIASTGRPGPVLIDIPKDVLSAECEACKEKPVVEIRGYRPNIKGHPSQIKNAARLIQESKRPVILVGGGVILANAAPEIVELATSAQIPVATTLMGIGAFPETHPLSLGMVGMHGTPYANRAVTKADLLIGVGVRFGDRATGNVSKFARDAKIIHIDIDPAEIGKNADIDVPIVGDARLVLQQINHLKPAPSHAEWLEKVEQFKAQHPLKYPKDCLTAQSVIEKVGHMTRDRAWVATDVGQHQIWTALHYKFDKPGRFITSAGLGTMGYGLPAANGLQTARPDDLVILITGDGSIQMQMQELGTARQENLPLKIILFNNNALGMVRQLQHFYCEKRYSGVKLTFNPSFESIAAAYGIGYFPITRPEDVESTLQAAFAHPGMTLVEVRTDENHIVYPTVLGGKGLDEIIVSE
- a CDS encoding YpdA family putative bacillithiol disulfide reductase: MYDIAVVGGGPCGLACAIEAKNHGLDCIVLERGNVVSSVAGYPVYMVLFSTTDMLEIGGLPFISGDCRPTRLETVRYYWRAVQHFEVPVRSYREVTDILPASAGFMLHTRERLTGEEPVVFAKRVVMATGCYDRPNLIGVPGEELPHVSHYYREPFPYMGRRVVVVGGGNSAAEAALELSRFGAHTTVVHLHPEMDRTVKPWIGAELMTRILKGEITALFNSRVQSISSQALTLVAEDREDTVSVEADFVFLMTGYRPNTDLLVQAGAALDESGFPKHNPLTMETSVPGLYVAGAISEGWRVTQANIEKGRFHGKRIIQSIDGDQ
- the ilvC gene encoding ketol-acid reductoisomerase; amino-acid sequence: MKMYYDADADLSLLEGKTVAVIGYGSQGHAQAQNLKDSGVNVIIGLRPDSNRVKEAQEYGFEVYPVAEAAAKADIIQILIPDERQGKVYRDEIAPYLTEGKALCFSHGFNIHFGQIQPPKNVDVFMVAPKSPGHMVRRMYTMGAGVPTLIAVHQDATGRAKDYALAYAKGTGGTRAGVIETTFQEETETDLFGEQAVLCGGASALVKAGFETLVEAGYAPEMAYFECLHELKLIVDLMYEGGIAMMRYSISDTAQWGDMNIGPRIVTEETKKEMKKVLTEIQDGTFAKEWLLENEVNRPKFNALAKADENHEIEIVGKKLRAMMPWLKNKK
- the rd gene encoding rubredoxin; its protein translation is MKKYVCVPCGYIYDPEVGDPDSDIPPGTPFESLPDDWFCPVCGVGKDQFEVQE
- a CDS encoding EAL domain-containing protein — protein: MNLPRFFPDPATVMPHFQPILSMDTQTIYAYEVLGRYSGPHGVRSLGPFFHDPSVSMDEHIFIDRIIRQKAIASLVNAPENTRLFLNLKPNWIYNYRARPDQLPTLRFLREHNVDPSRITVEITEDAFLDDIEELARVTRTYREAGCQIAIDDVGSGFVNFDRIAYIKPNILKLDLELVKKCGRESFFREILFSFAVMAEKIGAFLLFEGIETKEEVQIALSLGARYLQGYFFSPPQATMQNPNAFRSGLNHEIQQFVDHALWQQHADQRDAEEMRDNLLACLPRLGEGERITLDACDVLIDPFLKQLPRTVIRVFLCDERGYQWSSNFTRQNGQWEKNGSFIGRNWAWRPYFLNNIVKATYQEAGKLSAVYTDAHTGEKMRTYIYPIPENLFLCLDLTIES
- the ilvD gene encoding dihydroxy-acid dehydratase, with amino-acid sequence MRSQTVKCGVEKAPHRSLFRSLGLTAEEMNRPLIGIVNAKNDVVPGHIHLDTIAEAVKAGVRLAGGTPLAFPAIAVCDGIAMNHTGMKFSLASRELIADSIEVMATAHGFDALVFIPNCDKVVPGMLMAAARLNIPSIFVSGGPMLAGRFQGKKVNLNTVFEGVGQHNTGKMTLEELEELEDNACPTCGSCSGMFTANSMNCLTEVLGMGLPGNGTIPAVYSARIRLAKEAGMRIMDLLANNLRPLDMMTERTFRNAITVDMALGCSTNTLLHLPAIAYEAGVELNLDMVNEISAKTPHLCKLAPAGEHHIEDLYEAGGISAVLKTLLDAGLLDGDLPTVTGKTIAENAARSVNLRPEVIRPVDNPYSKTGGLAVLRGNLAPDGAVVKKGAVAPEMLVHKGPARVFDSEEQAYEAITAGKIQKGDVVVIRYEGPRGGPGMREMLSPTSTICGMGLDKDVALITDGRFSGATRGAAIGHVSPEAADGGPIAFVREGDMIAIDIPNGKLEVEVSEAELADRRQGWQPPAPKVTSGYMKRYAQNVLSASTGARMR
- the ilvE gene encoding branched-chain-amino-acid transaminase, yielding MSLIIYLDGRFVPEEQAKISVFDHGFLYGDGIFEGIRAYNGRVFKLDDHIDRLYDSAKAIKLAIPMGKGEMVDVVLETLRRNHLRDAYIRLIVSRGKGDLGLDPRKCAVPTVLCIAAGITLYPPEFYEKGLEVVTVATRRNVPEALNPRIKSLNYLNNIMAKIEAARAGVLEAIMLNQEGYVSECTGDNIFIVKKGRLITPPVHVGILEGITRNTVMDLARESGMEVSEQVFTRFDVYTADEVFLTGTAAEVIPVVNVDGRSIGDGVPGQATGALISAFREFARNHGTPI
- a CDS encoding flagellar motor protein MotB, translating into MSKKKQHHEEHVDESWLIPYADILTLLLALFIVMFAVSQVDTKKFEALKKAMESVFKGGSGLMANSSAVPSEGTSDSSTDAALMEALKEAQELQEAKNRIDQYIEEKGLKNQVETNLVREGLQISFRDAALFDSGKADLKRDALPALDLIASTLHNMPNEVRIAGHTDNLPISTAEFPSNWDLSAKRALNVMKHILNDKQNNPVKFTAVGYGEYHPKASNNTPEGRAQNRRVEVLIIRQYPLPDQKATSSTIKAVPEPLGPQGSTATPAANQPKPASTVSGNGESTPPSPVLEGLPGEPKRLPADAVPDSPLRFVP
- the ilvN gene encoding acetolactate synthase small subunit gives rise to the protein MRHTLSVLVENKPGILTRVAGLFARRGYNIESLVVGETENPTVSRMTIVVDGDDRIIEQVTKQLHKLIDVIKIQDITDEESVHRELILVKVCTSDVAARSEVMQICEIFRATIVDLSRSSVIIQVVGDQKKIAAILTSLRPFGIREFARTGRISMLRGTK